TAGAGTGGTAACGATTTTAGTAGTAAGTCTAATATATATAATCATAACAGCCTTTACTCCATATAGGGCGTTCTTGAGTAATAAAATTAATTTATTGATCATAATCTCTTTGATGATTATTGGCTGTTGTTTTTGAAAAAGAAAAGTAAATTCAGTGTATCTCAAAATCTAAACAAATAGTTTGATTTTGAGATACACTTTTTTATTTTAAATAAACAGCAAACCTTATGTGTGCTTCTGATGCTATGGGAAAATAACTTGTAAAATTTAGGGATGGATTGTTAACGTATGATGCCAATGGAAATCGTACATCGGATGGAAAGTACAAGTATACATGGAATGAAGATGACCAGCTTGTAGCAATTACAAAGCAAGGTGAAAGTAATGCGTTTGCAAACATTAGGTAAAAACATATTGTTGTATCAAAAACTAAAACAATAACATTATTACTCTAGGGCATCGCTCGCAGAAGGATAAACATTGGAAGAAGGTGGCATGGTGGAAATAGGAAAAGAACTTGAGATGGTATTTTTAGGGGGAGAAAAAAAGATAACCATTGCATCATTTGGATCTTTGTATCCAAATGATGATGAGTTGTATTTACGTGATTTACAACTGAATTTCTTAGCTGTATCCTCAAATAATGTCCATTATGAGTATAAAGGGCCAATGTTTTTGATGAGTGAAATAATTGGATTTGGTAAAAAACTAGAAGCATTACTACGAAAAGAAATTAAGGAAGCTGTATTGAGTGCCGATGAAGAAGAAATAGAATTTGAAGTGAAACTTAAAAGGGATCGGTTTCTAGTATGTTTTACTTTTGTTAAAAATGACTTAATTAATGAAAAGTGGGAGTATGAAACATCATTTTGGGTGGAAGCTAAAATTGTAGAAGAGGTATGTTATACAATCAAAAAAATATATGGTTAATTATTATATGTTTTTTTGAGCGGTGTTCTGATTATAGTATTTCTTAAGTTATTGATTACAAAGGCTATGAATCTAATAAAAGGATATAAGAGATTTATCACAGTGCTTGTACTGTTTATATATAAAATCTTGATAGCTTTTACACTGTATTTTGACTTTTTACAACGGTGAAAGCATCAAAAACATTAAGTACTTAGGATGATAATATGCATATTTGGACACTAACAAATTGGGAGAAATATTATAATCTAGAAGAGAAGAGTCACCGTACTGGACTACGATTAAAATTTGATACAGATGTTGATCCTGAAGTAAGAAGAGCCATTAAGGAATTTTGTAAATGGTTGCGCCAAGAATACTTTTTCCCAATTAGAGTACCTATTTATGTGAAAACTTCATATAAAATAAAGACAATGGATGGAGAGCTAGTCTATGGTACTTTCTTTGGGCCGTTTGATCGAAATGTTGAGCCGTATATTCGTATTTCGGCAGGGGATTATTATGATACGGTGCAGAAAAATGGAAAAGATAACGCTTTAGGGTACTATCTGGTTACTATTGCGCATGAGCTAACGCATTATTTCCAATGGATTAATGATATAAAACTAACGAGAATTGGATATGAGAGGCAGGCTACTGCTTATTCAGGATATATTATTGATGAGTATAAAGAAACTAGAGAGCATCCGTAAAGTAGAAACTGTATAGCTAACTGGAAGTATGAGGATTCTACATTTGTAATGAATGTTTAGTAACTCTTTGAAAAGGAGATATGTATATGAAATTTTATAACGCTGGATACCTCATAATTTCCTATGATAGGGAACTTATCTATAAAGAATGCAATATTGAGGGACTATCAAAAATGATTTTAACGATATGTAATGGGATACGGCCTACATTTCCGGATTATTGGTTTTTCCCTTGGTGTAATTCAAATAAAAATGATCCTATTGCTCAGATGATAAATGGAAGGTTGAAGATTAGTAAAGAGGAACATGAAAGTGGACAATCCTTTTTAGATACACTAATGGAAGAAGAAAAGTTCTCGTGGCCGAATACTTTTAAAAATTTAGAAGATGCGAGATTCTTTAAGCGAAATTATTTAAAAGGGATAGAAGATTTAGAGATTATTAGTTTGCATCTTTCAGAAGAGTATCGGACGGATTTTTTAATGAATGAGCGAGAAGAAAATGACTTTAAAGTTTCTATATATGACTTTCTCGAAAGTTCATTACCTGTTGATGTTGAAAACGATGAAATATTAGGATTTGATATATGTGGCTTTAGTAACAATAATTTTTATTCTTTTATTCATAACAATTTACAAGAGGATTTTGAAGCGTTTGGCAAGAAATTAAATGATTTATCACTTGTTGATAAGTATGAAGATGCAAAGTAGATTATCCATTTAATTGATGATGGGGAAATTGAGACAGAAGAGGTATTGTGGTATCCGTGGTTAATTTTGAAATGTTAAAGAAAGAGGTATGAGCATCGGATTAAAAGGGGGGCATGATAGTGCAAGATAATGTACTAGAACAATTAATAAACCGTCTTTCCGTATTATGCCCTGAAAAAGAACGTGAAATATTAGCGGTGGATTTAAATGATATATATGAGAGTAGTGAAAGATTCGAAAAATTGCTTGAAAATATTATGAAATCTCAGCAAAATAAAGACGACTTAATAGATATATTAATTGAAGTAGAGGTAGAACTAGATCACATCAATTGGCATTATAAAAGTCTGAAGAAAAAGCTGAAAGTATTAATGAAAGAATAAAAAGCACGACCTTATTTTAAAAAATAAGATCGTGCTTTATTTTAGTTCTCTTTTCCAAAAAGATGAGAAAATGTATCTTTCAAATCACTATCGTTTATTTTAATATCCGCCTTTTTTAATTCATCTTGTAATAATTTTTGACCGAAGGAAGGGTCGGCAATACGTTCTTCTTCTAAGTCTTTACGTATAGAGTCTTTCACTTTATCGTAAGGTTTTAAATCTTTTTTATCAGTTAGTTTAATAATGTGATAGCCGTTTGGTGATTTAACGGGATTGCTAATTTGTCCAACCTTTAATTTGTAGGCAGCTTTTTCAAATTCAGGTGTCATTTTGCCTGCCCCGAAGTATCCGAGGTCTCCGCCATTATCTTTTGATAATATATCTTGAGACTCTTGTTTCGCTAATTCTTCAAATGAAGTGCCGGTATCTAATTTCTTCTTTATTTCTTTCGCTTCATTTTCGTCACTTACTAAAATATGACTAGCTTTAATTTCTGGTTTATAGTGGTCTTTCACATCTTTTTCTGTAACGCTTTGTTTAATCGCTTCATTTAATGAAAGTTTGAATCTAATTTGATTTTTGAAATCTTCTTCATCTTTTAAACGATTATTTTCTAGTGTTGCTTTGAATTGTTCTCCATATTGATCTTTTGCTTTTTCTACTTCTGTATCTACTGCATCATTAGATACTTTATATTTTTTAGTAATAACATCTTGTGCTACCATTTCGTATAGCATGTCTTTTCCATATCGATCTTTCAATTGTTTTTCGAAATCGCTCTTCGCAATGGTTGAGTTTGTTGTTGTAGCGATTGTGGCCGAGTCATTTTTTTGTCCGCAAGCAGATAGCATTAATATACTTATTAGTGCAGTGATAATGAATGTATTTTTTCCTTTCATGCTAACACCTCATCCGAATATGTTATCGCTATTGTAGAATATAGAAGTGAACATGAAGTGAATTTTTAATGTTTTTTCCCTGTAAAATGTAAAAAAAGTACATCAACATTAACGTTGATGTACGATGTAATCAAAGGTGATCGGTTTTCTTAGAATATGCACGTTTTCCTTGCTGAATATTTTTTTGCTCTTGTTCATTTTTTTGAGTGCGCTTTGCATTATTGTCGCGTGCTTTTTTGTCGTTATCGCTCGTATGTGGCATATGTATCAACTCCATTTCTAAACGTTGTATGTTTATCATTTCCTTTTTCGTAAAGACTATGTATAGCAGTGCATTCATGAATACTAAAGGTGGATTAGAAATGGATTTGAAGCTGAATTATACTGAACTTATTAAGAAGTTAGTCGTTGTGATTATTGCAGGTTTATTAAATGCGATTGGGATGAATTTATTTTTAACACCAGCGAAAGTATATGCGAGTGGCTTTGCTGGATTGTCTCAATTATTATCGCAAGTATTAGGTGACTTTTTATCCATTCATATATCTACGGGTGTATTGTTTAGTTTATTTAATATTCCCGTCGTTATTTTAGCATGGAAAAAGGTTGGAAAGGCTTTTACGTTTTTTAGTTTTCTTTGTGTTATATTTATGACTTTGTTTTTAGAAATTATCCCAGTTAGAGCGGTTTCGAATGATATTATATTGAATGCGATTTTTGGTGGTATTATTTCAGCGATTGGGGTAGGAGTTGCTTTAAAGTGGGGGGCTTCTACAGGTGGCCTAGATATTATTGCCATGATTTTATCAAAGATAAAAGATAAGCCTGTCGGTACATATTTTTTCTTCTTTAATGCAATTATCATTATCGCTGCTGGCTATGTGTATGGATGGGAAAAAGCATTATATACTTTAGTCACTTTGTATATATCAACGAGAATTATTGATGCGATTCATACCCGTCATGTGAAGATTACGGCATTAATTGTTACGAAGAACGGGGCAGATGTGCGAAAAGCGATTCACTCTCGCTTAGTGAGAGGGATTACAACTATACCAGCAACAGGTGCTTATACAAATGAAAATAAAGAAATGTTAATGATTGTTATTACTCGTTACGAGCTGTACGAATTAGAGAGGGTTATTAAACAAGTGGACCCAGGTGCATTTACAAATATACTGCAAACGGTCGGAGTGTTTGGGTTATTTCGAAAAGATTAAAGAGGACCAAAGCTGGTCCTCTTTTTTAATGCGAATTCGTAATGTTTTGCAATTGCTCCTGCATTTCACGTAGCTGAACTTTTTCAGCAGTTGAAGAGTTTGCATAAGCAGAGTGCAAAGAGTTTTTTGCTCTATAAACGAGTTCCTGTTGTTCAGCACCACTTGAACAAGAAACGGCACTTGAAACAGCGTCTCTAGCTTGTTGGAATAGTAAGTTTCCCATTAAACCCCTCCAAACGAAGAGTTACTTCTCGCTTTTTCTGCCTCAGCTAATGTACCTCTGTACGGGAATCTTGCATCATGCTTCATAACAGCATCGGCTCCTTGCTGGATAAAACGTTTTGATTTGTTCTTTTTACCCATTCGAAAAACCCCCTTTATTTAGCTGAAAACAATTGACGCGCTGACTTTTGCGTCTAATAATAGTATGAGCGTTTGGCGAGAAACTATAAGCAGGGAATTTTTAGATTACAATCCAAGAACCTCTTCTAAATATAGAGCGATACCATCTTCTTCATTCGTTAATGTCGTATGATTTGCGAGTGATTTTAATTCAGGAATTGCATTACCCATTGCGATTCCATGACCAGCAAATTCGATCATTTCAAAGTCGTTATCCTCATCACCAAAAGCGATAATTCGCTCTTTAGGAATATTATAATGGCCTGAAATTTTTTGTAATCCGACAGCTTTATTTAATCCGCTTTTTACAATTTCAATAATTGGCCAAGGTGCACCCCATTTTCTATGGTCGATGACTTCAGCATGCATATCTGTTAAATGTTGGCGAATTGCAGCAGAGTGCTCGTCATGTGCATCGATTAATAAGCAAGTTGGATGGTCGTTTAAAGTATTTAATAAATCTCCTGTGAAAATCTTCGGAGAACCGAATTCAAAAATATGTTTTTTATCTTCATCAATTTCACGGACATACACATCATCGATGACTTCAGCATAGACATTTTTCACGCCGAAATCAAAGCAAGCTCGGACGATTTCTTGCGCTGTTGAAAGTTCAAGAGGAGAGTGATGTGTTCCCCAACTTGAATCAAGAGGGTGATGCACGTAAGCTCCATTAAAGTTTACGATTGGTGTGTTAAGGCTAAGTTCTTTATAATAATCGTAACTAGCGCGGAATGGGCGCCCTGTTGAAATAACGACAATATGTCCTTGTTCTTTTGCTTTTGCAATTGTGTTTTTCGTTCTTGGAGAAATTATTTTATTGTCTGTTAATAAAGTTCCGTCTAAGTCTAATGCGATTAAATGTTGTTTATTCATAATTTCACCTCTTATAATAATTTTTTTATTTCTATCTGTATTTCCGTTTTTAATATGCAGAAATAAGAGGTTAGACTGGGTGAAACTACTGTAGATGAAAGTTTCACTATATATCCATCTTACGTCGCGAAGCGCTGTGGTGTCTACTATTTCTCATTGGAAATCAGGAAAAAGTCAATATCTTTTTAGAAAGTTCAAACAATGTTTCTTTCATTATGTACAAATTGTGAAAAGGGTTACATTGTTTGGATGATGCGACTTATAATGAACATGTAATCTTCTCGTATATGTTTGACTCTCCTTTGGAACTGGCCTAAACTTAGGTTGGTTTCTTTTTTTTCAACAAATATACCAATAATTCCTGCTTAGGCTTGTGTAATTATATATATGTACATGGATAAACGGTAGTACTGTTTCCTAAACATGACAGAAAAGCTTTCTTTTAAAATGGATATACTAATGAGGCAAGACGTCATGGAAGGAGAATGGAAATGGGACAAAATCGCAGGTTTCGCTCAGGGCAAAAGGCGCCAAATGATGGCATTTACGTAGAAATTGGTGAAACGGGAAGTATGGTGAAAGATCCACAAATGGTGAAATTAACTGCCGGGGAAAGGTTTCCAGAGAACGCAAATCATAACCGTCAGTGGACATATAAAAGAAAACCGTAACAGAAGCCGCAATCGTTATTGCGGCTTTTTTGATTAGGAAAATGAATGTTACTTTTTTCTTTTTCCAATAATAAGTTGGAACTACATAAGCAAAATTATTGTATAAAAAAGTCAGTTGGCGTATAATCAAATCAAAGGTCAAAGAAAGTCAAACATTTGGAGGGCTGTAAAGATGGACTTAAATCAAATGACAACGAAAACACAGGAAGCGATTATGAGTGCTCAATCTTTAGCGGTATCTCATCATCATCAAGAAGTAGATACTGTTCATCTATTGCTTACGTTATTAGAGCAGCAAGACGGATTAACAGTACGTATTTTTCAAAAAATGAATGTCGATATAGAAGCGTTAAAGCAAGGCGCCGAAAGTTTAATTAAGAAAAAGCCTTCTGTAACTGGAAGCGGGGCAGAGGCAGGGAAATTATATGTAACAGGTGCTTTGCAACAACTGCTTGTAAGAGCAGGAAAAGAAGCCGAGAAATTGCAAGATGACTACATTTCAGTCGAACATGTACTGATTGCTTTTTCTGAAGAAAAAGGCAATATAAATCAATTATTCACAAAATTTCATATTACGAAAGATAATTTATTACAGTCTTTAATGACAGTTCGGGGGAATCAAAGAGTGACTAGTCAAAATCCAGAAGCAACTTATGAAGCGTTAGAAAAATATGGCCGTGATTTAGTGGCTGAAGTAAGAGCGGGGAAAATTGATCCTGTAATTGGCCGAGATAGTGAAATTCGCCGCGTGATCCGCATTCTTTCACGCAAAACGAAAAATAACCCTGTTTTAATCGGAGAGCCAGGTGTTGGTAAAACAGCAATTGTTGAAGGATTAGCACAGCGTATTGTGAAAAAAGATGTCCCAGAAGGATTAAAAGATCGAACAATTTTCGCTTTAGATATGAGTGCACTTGTGGCCGGAGCGAAATTCCGCGGTGAGTTTGAAGAGCGCCTGCAAGCTGTATTAAATGAAATTAAAAAGAGTGAAGGTCGCATTTTATTATTCATTGATGAACTTCATACAATCGTCGGCGCTGGTAAAACAGAAGGAGCGATGGATGCAGGAAATATGTTAAAACCGATGCTAGCGCGTGGTGAACTGCATTGTATCGGGGCGACGACATTAGATGAATACCGTAAATATATTGAGAAAGATCCAGCATTAGAAAGACGTTTCCAACAAGTATTAGCAGAAGAGCCAACTGTTGAGGATACAATTTCCATTTTACGTGGTTTAAAAGAGCGTTTTGAAATTTATCACGGTGTAAATATTCATGACCGCGCGATTGTAGCAGCATCTGTTTTATCAGATCGATATATTTCAGATCGTTTTTTGCCCGATAAAGCAATTGATCTTGTTGATGAAGCTTGTGCAACAATTCGAACAGAAATTGATTCTATGCCAACAGAATTAGATGAAGTAACGCGCCGCATTATGCAGCTGGAAATTGAAGAAGCTGCTCTTGGGAAAGAAAAGGACTTAGGTAGTCAAGAGCGCCTAAAAACATTGCAACGTGAATTATCGGATTTAAAAGAAGTTGCAAGTAGTATGAGAGCGAAATGGGAGAAAGAAAAAGAAGACATTCATAAAGTGCGTGACTTACGTGAACATTTAGAGCGCTTGCGCCGTGAGTTAGAAGAAGCAGAAGGAAATTACGATTTAAATAAAGCAGCTGAGCTTCGCCATGGGAAAATTCCAGCTATCGAAAAAGAGTTAAAAGAAGCGGAAGAGATGGGTGCACATAATAAACAAGAGAATCGTTTATTACGCGAGGAAGTAAGTGAAGAAGAAATTGCAGACATTGTTTCAAGGTGGACTGGTATTCCTGTCGCAAAACTCGTTGAAGGTGAACGGGAGAAATTATTACGTCTTGAACAAATTTTATCAGAGCGTGTTATCGGTCAAGAGGAAGCGGTAAGCCTTGTATCAGACGCAGTTCTTCGTGCTCGCGCTGGCATTAAAGATCCGAATCGTCCAATCGGTTCATTCATTTTCTTAGGCCCTACAGGTGTTGGTAAAACTGAGCTTGCAAAAACGTTAGCACAAACATTATTTGACAGTGAAGAGCAAATGATTCGTATCGATATGTCTGAGTATATGGAGAAACACGCAGTGTCACGCTTAATTGGTGCGCCTCCTGGATATGTTGGATATGAAGAAGGCGGACAATTAACAGAAGCAGTAAGACGTAAACCGTATTCTGTTATTTTGTTAGATGAAATCGAAAAAGCACATCCAGAAGTATTCAACATTTTATTACAAATGTTAGACGATGGACGCATTACAGATTCACAAGGACGTACAGTAGACTTTAAAAACACAGTTATTATTATGAC
This Bacillus mycoides DNA region includes the following protein-coding sequences:
- the prsA gene encoding peptidylprolyl isomerase PrsA encodes the protein MKGKNTFIITALISILMLSACGQKNDSATIATTTNSTIAKSDFEKQLKDRYGKDMLYEMVAQDVITKKYKVSNDAVDTEVEKAKDQYGEQFKATLENNRLKDEEDFKNQIRFKLSLNEAIKQSVTEKDVKDHYKPEIKASHILVSDENEAKEIKKKLDTGTSFEELAKQESQDILSKDNGGDLGYFGAGKMTPEFEKAAYKLKVGQISNPVKSPNGYHIIKLTDKKDLKPYDKVKDSIRKDLEEERIADPSFGQKLLQDELKKADIKINDSDLKDTFSHLFGKEN
- a CDS encoding DUF3941 domain-containing protein; this encodes MPHTSDNDKKARDNNAKRTQKNEQEQKNIQQGKRAYSKKTDHL
- a CDS encoding YitT family protein — protein: MDLKLNYTELIKKLVVVIIAGLLNAIGMNLFLTPAKVYASGFAGLSQLLSQVLGDFLSIHISTGVLFSLFNIPVVILAWKKVGKAFTFFSFLCVIFMTLFLEIIPVRAVSNDIILNAIFGGIISAIGVGVALKWGASTGGLDIIAMILSKIKDKPVGTYFFFFNAIIIIAAGYVYGWEKALYTLVTLYISTRIIDAIHTRHVKITALIVTKNGADVRKAIHSRLVRGITTIPATGAYTNENKEMLMIVITRYELYELERVIKQVDPGAFTNILQTVGVFGLFRKD
- a CDS encoding DUF3813 domain-containing protein; translation: MGNLLFQQARDAVSSAVSCSSGAEQQELVYRAKNSLHSAYANSSTAEKVQLREMQEQLQNITNSH
- a CDS encoding Cof-type HAD-IIB family hydrolase, whose translation is MNKQHLIALDLDGTLLTDNKIISPRTKNTIAKAKEQGHIVVISTGRPFRASYDYYKELSLNTPIVNFNGAYVHHPLDSSWGTHHSPLELSTAQEIVRACFDFGVKNVYAEVIDDVYVREIDEDKKHIFEFGSPKIFTGDLLNTLNDHPTCLLIDAHDEHSAAIRQHLTDMHAEVIDHRKWGAPWPIIEIVKSGLNKAVGLQKISGHYNIPKERIIAFGDEDNDFEMIEFAGHGIAMGNAIPELKSLANHTTLTNEEDGIALYLEEVLGL
- a CDS encoding YjzC family protein translates to MGQNRRFRSGQKAPNDGIYVEIGETGSMVKDPQMVKLTAGERFPENANHNRQWTYKRKP
- the clpB gene encoding ATP-dependent chaperone ClpB; translation: MDLNQMTTKTQEAIMSAQSLAVSHHHQEVDTVHLLLTLLEQQDGLTVRIFQKMNVDIEALKQGAESLIKKKPSVTGSGAEAGKLYVTGALQQLLVRAGKEAEKLQDDYISVEHVLIAFSEEKGNINQLFTKFHITKDNLLQSLMTVRGNQRVTSQNPEATYEALEKYGRDLVAEVRAGKIDPVIGRDSEIRRVIRILSRKTKNNPVLIGEPGVGKTAIVEGLAQRIVKKDVPEGLKDRTIFALDMSALVAGAKFRGEFEERLQAVLNEIKKSEGRILLFIDELHTIVGAGKTEGAMDAGNMLKPMLARGELHCIGATTLDEYRKYIEKDPALERRFQQVLAEEPTVEDTISILRGLKERFEIYHGVNIHDRAIVAASVLSDRYISDRFLPDKAIDLVDEACATIRTEIDSMPTELDEVTRRIMQLEIEEAALGKEKDLGSQERLKTLQRELSDLKEVASSMRAKWEKEKEDIHKVRDLREHLERLRRELEEAEGNYDLNKAAELRHGKIPAIEKELKEAEEMGAHNKQENRLLREEVSEEEIADIVSRWTGIPVAKLVEGEREKLLRLEQILSERVIGQEEAVSLVSDAVLRARAGIKDPNRPIGSFIFLGPTGVGKTELAKTLAQTLFDSEEQMIRIDMSEYMEKHAVSRLIGAPPGYVGYEEGGQLTEAVRRKPYSVILLDEIEKAHPEVFNILLQMLDDGRITDSQGRTVDFKNTVIIMTSNIGSAHLLEGLEEDGSIKEESRELVMGQLRGHFRPEFLNRVDEIILFKPLTRNEIKGIVDKIVQELQGRLADRHISLELTESAKEFVVEAGFDPMYGARPLKRYVQRQVETKLARELIAGTITDNSHVVVDVENNELVVHVK